A stretch of the Pristis pectinata isolate sPriPec2 chromosome 7, sPriPec2.1.pri, whole genome shotgun sequence genome encodes the following:
- the adra2c gene encoding alpha-2C adrenergic receptor, protein MESQPNSSRLLNASRLSPDIGRYSPAAIAGLSALVGLLILFTVVGNVLVTIAVFTSRALRPPQNLFLVSLASADILVATLVMPFSLANELMGYWYFGTAWCDIYLALDVLFCTSSIVHLCAISLDRYWSIIKAVEYNLKRTPRRIKAAIVTVWLISALISFPPLLSMDRTVEDLTYPACRLNDDTWYILLSCVASFFAPCVIMVLVYVRIYQVARHRTRTMSVKRNGPEGSSQTEEAPGGGHRALEDKQNGHCSRAGEEQLDIEVDESSTSEEKGRRRQAAKKDSFSKRSSRLSRSSSRSFVVFSTRRRRRGSRMSKSKVSQAREKRFTFVLAVVIGVFVLCWFPFFFSYSLYGICRELCQVPETLFKFFFWIGYCNSSLNPVIYTIFNQDFRRAFQKIICKARKRHF, encoded by the coding sequence ATGGAGAGCCAGCCCAACTCCAGCCGGCTCCTCAACGCTTCCCGCCTGTCGCCCGATATTGGCCGCTACTCGCCCGCCGCCATCGCCGGCCTCTCGGCCCTGGTGGGACTCCTGATCCTCTTCACCGTGGTGGGCAACGTGCTGGTGACCATCGCCGTGTTCACCAGCCGAGCCCTGCGACCGCCCCAGAACCTCTTCCTCGTGTCGCTGGCCAGCGCCGACATCTTGGTGGCCACCCTGGTCATGCCCTTCTCGCTGGCCAACGAGCTGATGGGCTACTGGTACTTCGGCACGGCGTGGTGCGACATCTACCTGGCTCTGGACGTCCTCTTCTGCACCTCGTCCATCGTTCACCTTTGCGCCATCAGCTTGGACAGGTACTGGTCCATCATCAAGGCGGTGGAGTACAACCTCAAGAGGACGCCCCGTAGGATCAAAGCGGCCATCGTGACCGTGTGGTTGATCTCGGCTctcatctccttccctcccctcctgtccATGGACAGGACGGTGGAGGACCTGACCTACCCGGCTTGCCGGCTCAACGACGACACCTGGTACATCCTGCTGTCCTGCGTGGCTTCTTTCTTCGCCCCCTGCGTTATCATGGTGCTGGTGTACGTCCGGATCTATCAGGTGGCCCGGCACAGGACCAGGACGATGTCGGTGAAGAGGAACGGTCCCGAAGGTTCGTCGCAGACCGAGGAGGCGCCGGGAGGAGGGCACCGGGCGCTGGAGGACAAGCAGAACGGTCACTGCAGCCGAGCAGGCGAGGAGCAGCTGGACATTGAGGTGGACGAGAGCTCCACCTCGGAGGAGAAAGGGCGCAGGAGGCAGGCGGCCAAGAAGGACTCCTTCTCCAAGCGCTCCAGCCGCCTCTCCCGGTCGAGCAGCCGCTCTTTCGTGGTGTTCTCCACCCGCAGGAGACGCCGGGGCAGCCGCATGTCCAAGAGCAAAGTGTCCCAAGCCAGGGAGAAGAGGTTCACTTTCGTCCTGGCCGTGGTGATCGGGGTGTTCGTGCTCTGCTGGTTCCCCTTCTTCTTCAGTTACAGCCTGTACGGCATCTGCCGGGAGCTCTGCCAGGTGCCCGAGACTCTCTTCAAGTTCTTTTTCTGGATCGGGTACTGCAACAGTTCCCTGAACCCTGTCATCTACACCATCTTCAACCAGGACTTCAGGAGAGCTTTCCAAAAGATCATCTGCAAAGCCAGGAAAAGGCACTTTTAG